AATCCGCCGTCGCCGACGCCCGCGAGGTCCTCCGGCAGGAGGCTCCACACGATCACATCGGTGCGTACGTCGGCCCAGTCGCCGCTCTCGGTTCTGCTGCGGGCTATCCAGGCGTTGCGCAGGACGCCCTCGCTGATGCACCCGATCTTCTGGGCGACCTGCTGGGAGGCGGTGTTGTCGGCGGCGGTGCGCAGCTCCAGCCGCTCGAACTTCTGGTCGTGGAACAGCCACTGGGCGGTGGCGAGGGCGGCCTCGGAGGCATAGCCCTCGCCGCGGGCCCAGGGGGCGATGACGTACGCGATCTCGCTGGCCCGCACCCGCCAGTCGGTGTTCTGCAGGTGCACGATGCCGACGAGA
This genomic window from Streptomyces sp. DG2A-72 contains:
- a CDS encoding GNAT family N-acetyltransferase, encoding MTSTFPDISISTERLVLRPFEAPDIDSLAEMMNDEMVTAWTSAPHPYTRAHARAWVTEQAPAERTDGRGIVFAVTEFLTQRLVGIVHLQNTDWRVRASEIAYVIAPWARGEGYASEAALATAQWLFHDQKFERLELRTAADNTASQQVAQKIGCISEGVLRNAWIARSRTESGDWADVRTDVIVWSLLPEDLAGVGDGGFTALADWN